Part of the Aquabacterium sp. NJ1 genome, TCCTGGATGACGATCTTTCAAAGCAGATGGGAACGTTCGCTTTGTTGCCTCAAGTCGTGCAGGCTGTAAATGTGCCGGTGATTGCTGCCGGCGGCATCGCTACCCCTGAGGGCGTGGTCGCTGCACTCACACTCGGGGCGTGCGCTGTTCAGGTGGGGACCGCCTATTTGCTGAGTCATGAGGCAACGACGAGCCCTGTGCACCGCAAAGCCATTGAAAGCAGCGCCTCCCGCCACACAGCGCTGACAAACCTGTTCTCCGGAAGGCCTGCTCGCGGGATCGTGAATAGGTTCATGTCTGAACAAGGTCTGCTTAGCCGGTACGTCCCGCCCTTCCCATTGGCCTCGGGCGCCCTTGCCCCGCTTCGAACGGCAGCAGAGGTCCGAAACGATTGTTCTTTCAGCCCTTTGTGGTGCGGCCAAAATGCAGTCGGTTGCAGAAAATCCGGTGCTGCGGAGATTACTCACTGGCTTGCCGTCGCTGCGAATTTACACACGACGCAAGCGGCGATGAATGCGCCGACGATTGCCCTGTCATGAGACACCAATGAGTCCCTTGAGCCGTTACGCGCTTGGCCTTGGAAATTGTCATTGGGTGTTGAAATGAAATGCACCGAGCTTAGGACTTCATGCCGTCTGCAGCGAGCGCGACGATCTTGGCCGCCTCAGCCGGAGACAGCTCTCGGCCAGGAGCAGCAGTTTGCCACTGACAGCTTTCAGGCAGGTACGCATCGTAGACCCATAAAATCACGCGTCTTTCGATGCTAAATAGCCGAGTAAGGCGGGTACTCATTTGAGCCCATCGAAGAGACATATCTATGAGCGATTACCCGTTTGCGAGCGGCAAGGCCTGCCCACAGCTTCGGAACAGAAAGAGGACATGAATGCCAGACAACAAGCGGCAGCACTTTGTCTCCAAGTTCTATCTGAAATATTTTTCGCCAGACACTTGTCTGCCGCCGAAAAACCGAAAGACGATAAATGTCTTCAACATCAAGCGCGGCATAGTGATCCCCAAGGCAGGTTTAAAGGAGCAGTGCTACCGCGATTATTTCTATGGCAAAGATCTGGTTGTAGAAGATGAGTTTTGCAAGCAGGAAGGCATTACTCAGCCGGTCTTCAGCCACATCCTTGCAAACTGCAGCTTGCCGCCCTACGCCAGCGTGGAGCACATTGTCATGGTCATGTTCGTTCACATGCAGGCTTTTCGCACTGAACAGGCCGCCCGCAAGATCAGAGAGACGGACGACAAGGTCAATGCTGAGATCATGACGATGAACTCAAGCGAGGCCGCAAAGATCAAGGCGCTAGTCAAACACGAGAGCCACGTTAACGCATCGCTGGAATACAGCAAGCGGCACTTCCCGTTGTTGCTTGATTTGGAGTGCAAACTTCTTGTAGCCGGAAAAGGGTTGGAGTTTCTGACGAGTGATCACCCGGCAGTTTTGTATAACCAACTTTTTGAGTTTTGGGATCAATCAAGCCACACAGGCTTGGCATCAGTGGGTTTGCAGATTTATTTCCCATTGAGTCCTAAAGCAATGCTGGTGATGTACGACTCCAACGTCTACCAGGTCGGCGTACAAGGCAAGCGAATCGTCACAGTAAGTGATAGGAAGGACGTGCGGGCACTCAACGTCCTTCAAGTGGTTAACGCCAACAAAAATCTCTATTTCCAGACAAATGCCTGCGAGCCATACGTTGCCTACCAGCAAGGCAAGCCATACATCCGCCAAGAGTTGGGCAGGATATTGGTGGTTCCTGAGCGGTACCCAGATGGTCGCACGGGCAAGTTAATTGGACTGACATCGATAGACGTAAAGTCCAATCTGAAACTGTCCTTCGTTAGCATCAAGAAGGCCGGGAAAGAATTCGCTGAGCGTTACAAGGTTGCTCAAAGGAAACCGCCGAGGGTAATCCGTAATGAGGAGCTTTGGCAAGACCACGATTGGTTCCTTGAGGAAGTTGAAGCAGGTCGCCGAACTGGCGTTGAGTTCCGTCATTTTCTCGGTAAGCATTTCTTTAGGGATTGAGAACCAGGCCTCATCAGCTCACCTAGGGTGAGAGCCCTGTTTGGGATGCCTCTAGTCAGTGACTGCTTTGTAGCGACGAGGATCGGGCCGTGTAGTTCCGCATTGGGTCGGATGCCGCCAGTCGTTGTGCATGAGGTGGAGGTCAGCCCCCAGCCTCAAGCAGCCCCCACCGCTGATGGCGCCACCCACGTGCACGGCCAGAATCGCCCAAAACAAAGTCTGTTTACCCACCTGTCGCGCTAGCAATGCCCCGAACGCGCAAGGAATCGTCCAGGATTGATCGGAACAGTCTCCAGCAGATCCAGATACTGACGCCAGTCTCCAGTCATGTCGATCTGGACTTGATGAAACAGGCCCATGTTCTTGAAGTAGGCGTATTGGTCGAAAGGCACTTCAATGGTCCTCGTGCCAACTTGACGCAACTCCACACCTTGAAAGCTGTCCTGCGCGATGGGGCCGATCTTGTAGTTCACGCCAGGTAAGACACGAAACTTCGCGAGGTACTTGAAGTCGTTGCCCCAGAGTGCGGCATTCAGCTCCCGCTCCAGGAGGTCCGCCGTCCAGTTCATGCGCGGAATGCCGCAGATCTGGGGGGTGAAGTAGAAACGTCCGATCATCTGCGAGGTGCTGCCGTGGGCCCGATACACCACCAGCACCTGCCCATCCCCGACGCGCCTGGTTTCCGGGGTTCGATCAAACCCGTCGCGGATTGCAGCCGAGGTTCGCTCCATCGGGGTGTACGGTCTGACCATCGTGCGCGCTCCAATCGTGACGGATTTTTTCGGGGCCCGATGAGGGCTGCGTCTGGCAGGTCATTGCGTCTACCTCGCCGTCAGACCGGAAGGATATTCACCTCGGCGCTCCACGTCAAAGGGCGCCACGCCTCTTCGCTTGCCTTGAACCTTGCGTCGTCCCCGGATCAAGCTACCATCCAGCCTGCGGCTTGTGCACCTGCAAGCTCGCCGCCAAGGTTCACAAGGTGTTGCCTGATGAAAATGGACGCAAGGCTGTCTTTCCTGCTTGCCCTCGGCATCCTGGCTGGCTGTGCCAGCAACCCACCGCCTGACAAGCCCTCATCCAGAGAGCGCTGCTACAGCCACGGCGAGATCCGAACCTGCACGGATTACCCCGCGCCATCTCACCAGCAGGTGGCTGATCTCAAAGGCCTGCGCCCGCCGCCCGCGGGTGTCAGCCGTCTCGTGCTTGTTCGCAATGATTGGCGCGATGCCTATGGCCAGGCCCAGCTTGTGCTGGATGGGGCGGATCTGCCCAGGCTGATCCCATGCTCGGTGGTCGGCGCCGATGTGCCACCCGGCGAGCACCAGTTGCATGTGAGCCATGTGGCCGTGGCCGAGCCGCCTCTGCGCCTCGTGCTGAAGTCGCAAGAGGTCACGGTGGTAAACGTGAAACGCATACCCCGTGGTGCCGGGTCGCGAGGCTTCAGCCTGCAGCCCCTTGAGCGCGCCGAGGCCCTGGCCTTGATTCAGGAATGCGCCGTGGTGGGTTTTGCCGACCAGACGGTGCGCAAAGTGCCCGCACGATGATGAAACCGTTGCCATTGAGCCGGGCCTTCACCTTGCTCGAACCGGGCCCCGTCGTGCTGGTGACCACGCGCAGCGCCACGGGCATCAATGTGATGACCATTTCGTGGACGATGGTGATGGACTTCACCCCGCGTTTTGCGCTGACCACTGGCCCGTGGAACCATTCCTATGCCGCGCTCAAGCAATCCAAAGAGTGCGTGATCGCCATTCCCGCTGCGGATCAGATCGATCTCGTCGTGGGCGTCGGCACCTGCTCCGGCACCGAGACGGACAAGTTCGCGCACTTCGGCCTGACACCGCTGGACGGGCAGTTCGTCAAGGCGCCCTTGATCAAGGAGTGCCAGGCCAACATCGAGTGCAAGGTGGTGGACATCGTGAGCAAGCACAACATCGTTGTGCTGGAAGGTCTGGCGGCCTATGTCGATGCCAGGCGCCCGGACAAGCGAACACTCCACGCGGTCGGTGATGGCACCTTCATCGTGGACGGCGAGCGGCTCAACCGAAAGCGCATGATGCGCAGCAAGATCCCGCCAGGCGTCTAGGTCGGCCAGGGGCCAGGCTCATCGCTCCCGCGCATGGTTGCGGCTGAACTTGGGCAGCTCCACGGTGATGTCGCCATCCTTCACACGCACGCTGCAGGCCAGCCGTGAACAGGGCTCCAGCCCCCAGGCGTTGTCCAGCTGGTCGTTCTCGTCATCGTCAGGCTCGTCCAGTGTCTCGGCGCCTGCGCGCACCAGCACATGGCAGGTGGCACATGCCGCCACCATGTCGCAGGCATGCTCGATGGCCACGCCATGCTTGAGCAAGGCCTCACACAGCGAGGCGCCTTTCTTGACATCGAACTGCTGGCCCTGCGGGCACAGCTCTTGGTGAGGCAGGACGGTGACCAGGGGCATGGGGCAACTCGTTGAAGGCGTCAGTCGGATCAGGAAATGGTGTCCAGCACACGCCCCGTGAGCGCCTTGCGGATGCTGGCGTCCATGCGGCGTGCGGCGAAGCTCGACGTGATCACGTTCAAGGTCTGGCAAACCGCCTTGACTGTGTCGGTGTCGGCCTCGGTCTCCAGCGCGTCGGCCACCAGGTTCATCGCATCCTGGATGTGCGCCCGCTCGGCGGGTGACAGCAGCGCCTGCCCGTCTTCCGCCAGCGCCGATTCGGTGGCGTCCAGCAGGCGGCGGGCATCCACTTGCGCCTCGCGCAGCATGCGCAGCTGCATGTCGGCCTGGGCGCGGCCCACGCTGTCGGTCAGCATCTGCGCGATCTGATCGTCGCTCAGGCCATAGGACGGTTTGACCTCGATGTGTGCCTGCACGCCCGTGCTTTGTTCCATCGCGGAGACGGACAGGAGCCCGTCGGCATCGATCTGGAAGGTCACGCGGATGCGCGCGCCACCGGCCACCATGGGCGGGATGCCACGCAGATCAAAGCGTGCCAGCGATCGGCAATCGTTGACCGCCTCGCGCTCGCCCTGCACCACATGGAAGGACATCGCGGTCTGGCCATCCTTGAAGGTGGTGAAGTCCTGTGCGCGTGAGGTGGGCAATGTCGAGTTGCGCGGGATGATCTTCTCGACCAGGCCACCCATGGTCTCGATGCCCAGGGACAGGGGCGACACGTCCAGCAGCAGCCACTGGCCGTCCGCACCCGCATTGCCGGCCAGCACATCTGCCTGCATGGCGGCTCCCAGCGCGACCACCTCGTCGGGATTGATGTCGGTCAGGGGCGGCTTGCCAAAGAACTGGGCCACGGACTCACGGGCCACGGGCATGCGGGTCGAACCACCCACGAGGACCACACCGTCCACCTCGTCGGTGCTCAACCCGGCATCCTTCAAGGCGCGACGTGTGGCTGACAGCGTGCGCTGGATCAGGCCCTGTGTGCACTGCGCAAAGACCTCACGGGTGACCGTCACGCCCGCCACGTCCACGGCATCGAAGCTGGACAGCGCCTCTTTGCCCGCGCGGGCCGAGGTCAACAGGTGCTGCTGCTCCTGGGGGCTCAGCTCGGACCAGGTCAGCTGGTTTTGCTCGGCTAGCCACAAGGCCAGGGCGCGGTCGAAGTCATCACCGCCCAGAGCGGAGTCCCCGCCGGTGGACAGCACTTCGAAC contains:
- a CDS encoding DUF4238 domain-containing protein, with translation MPDNKRQHFVSKFYLKYFSPDTCLPPKNRKTINVFNIKRGIVIPKAGLKEQCYRDYFYGKDLVVEDEFCKQEGITQPVFSHILANCSLPPYASVEHIVMVMFVHMQAFRTEQAARKIRETDDKVNAEIMTMNSSEAAKIKALVKHESHVNASLEYSKRHFPLLLDLECKLLVAGKGLEFLTSDHPAVLYNQLFEFWDQSSHTGLASVGLQIYFPLSPKAMLVMYDSNVYQVGVQGKRIVTVSDRKDVRALNVLQVVNANKNLYFQTNACEPYVAYQQGKPYIRQELGRILVVPERYPDGRTGKLIGLTSIDVKSNLKLSFVSIKKAGKEFAERYKVAQRKPPRVIRNEELWQDHDWFLEEVEAGRRTGVEFRHFLGKHFFRD
- a CDS encoding flavin reductase family protein, with protein sequence MMKPLPLSRAFTLLEPGPVVLVTTRSATGINVMTISWTMVMDFTPRFALTTGPWNHSYAALKQSKECVIAIPAADQIDLVVGVGTCSGTETDKFAHFGLTPLDGQFVKAPLIKECQANIECKVVDIVSKHNIVVLEGLAAYVDARRPDKRTLHAVGDGTFIVDGERLNRKRMMRSKIPPGV
- the fdx gene encoding ISC system 2Fe-2S type ferredoxin; the encoded protein is MPLVTVLPHQELCPQGQQFDVKKGASLCEALLKHGVAIEHACDMVAACATCHVLVRAGAETLDEPDDDENDQLDNAWGLEPCSRLACSVRVKDGDITVELPKFSRNHARER
- the hscA gene encoding Fe-S protein assembly chaperone HscA; translated protein: MALLQIAEPGQSAAPHQHRLAAGIDLGTTNSLVASVQSAVPRALADMADQVLLPSVVHYSADCGEPPLVGYPALALQAQDPLNTIASVKRLMGRAMADAIKAGAPPYKLLDGPGMVAVETAAGAKSPVEISADILRALKARAEASLGGELTGVVITVPAYFDDAQRQATKDAARLAGLHVLRLLNEPTAAAIAYGLDKAAEGVFAVYDLGGGTFDISILRLSRGVFEVLSTGGDSALGGDDFDRALALWLAEQNQLTWSELSPQEQQHLLTSARAGKEALSSFDAVDVAGVTVTREVFAQCTQGLIQRTLSATRRALKDAGLSTDEVDGVVLVGGSTRMPVARESVAQFFGKPPLTDINPDEVVALGAAMQADVLAGNAGADGQWLLLDVSPLSLGIETMGGLVEKIIPRNSTLPTSRAQDFTTFKDGQTAMSFHVVQGEREAVNDCRSLARFDLRGIPPMVAGGARIRVTFQIDADGLLSVSAMEQSTGVQAHIEVKPSYGLSDDQIAQMLTDSVGRAQADMQLRMLREAQVDARRLLDATESALAEDGQALLSPAERAHIQDAMNLVADALETEADTDTVKAVCQTLNVITSSFAARRMDASIRKALTGRVLDTIS